One segment of Macrotis lagotis isolate mMagLag1 chromosome 1, bilby.v1.9.chrom.fasta, whole genome shotgun sequence DNA contains the following:
- the LOC141506685 gene encoding olfactory receptor 8A1-like encodes MSVGNHSVVTQFILMGLTNEQELQLPLFLLFFGIYIVSMVGNLGLVLLIKISSQLHTPMYYLLSNLSFIDLCYSSVIIPKMMVNFVSEENIISFPACLTQFFFFGYFAVSECYMLAAMAYDRYVAICHPLLYHITMSQKVCFLLVAGVHIIGACGALIHTGLLADLTFCGDKVINHYFCDILPLLKLSCSNTYINEFLLMFNSGINVFLTTLSIFFSYAFILSNIFQIHSAGGRAKAFKTCGSHVAVVAVFYGSIIFMYFKPSSTDNNTQERVASVFYTIVNPMLNPVIYSFRNKDVKDSLRKVMTNKRLQ; translated from the coding sequence aTGTCTGTAGGAAATCATTCTGTGGTTACTCAGTTTATTCTAATGGGATTAACAAATGAACAAGAGCTCCAGCTTCCCCTCTTCCTCTTGTTCTTTGGAATCTACATTGTATCCATGGTAGGAAACCTGGGTTTGGTTCTGTTAATCAAGATCAGTTCTCAACTTCATACTCCTATGTATTATTTGCTCAGTAACCTGTCCTTCATAGATCTCTGCTATTCCTCTGTCATTATTCCCAAAATGATGGTGAACTTTGTATCAGAAGAAAACATTATCTCTTTTCCAGCTTGtttaactcaattttttttctttggttacTTTGCTGTTTCTGAGTGCTACATGCTGGCAGCCATGGCTTATGATCGTTATGTTGCCATCTGTCATCCTTTACTTTACCACATCACCATGTCCCAGAAGGTATGCTTCCTCCTAGTAGCCGGAGTGCATATCATTGGTGCATGTGGAGCACTTATCCATACTGGTCTCTTGGCTGACTTAACCTTCTGTGGAGATAAGGTCATCAACCATTACTTCTGTGATATCCTTCCCCTCTTGAAGCTCTCCTGCTCAAACACCTACAtcaatgaatttcttttaatgtTCAATTCTGGAATCAATGTATTTCTGACaactttgtctatttttttctcttacgcTTTCATCCTTTCAAACATCTTCCAAATTCATTCTGCTGGAGGTAGGGCTAAAGCCTTTAAGACCTGTGGCTCCCATGTTGCAGTCGTTGCTGTATTTTATGGCTCCATAATCTTCATGTATTTTAAGCCATCATCCACTGACAACAATACACAGGAGAGGGTGGCATCAGTATTTTATACTATAGTAAACCCCATGCTGAATCCCGTGATCTACAGCTTCAGGAATAAGGATGTGAAGGATTCCTTGAGGAAAGTTATGACGAACAAGAGACTCCAATAG